The Mycolicibacterium fluoranthenivorans genomic interval TTGCTGGTGCTGACGATGGTCGCCGTCGAGTTGGGCATCACCCGCGGGTTCATCGCCTTCCTGGGCTATCACAACATCATCGGGCTCTCGACGTTCGCGACGAACCTGTTGGTGACGCTGGCCATCGCCGCGTCGACGGACTACGCGATCTTCCTCATCGGCCGGTACCAGGAAGCGCGCAGTGTCGGCGAGGACCGGGAAACCGCGTATTACACGATGTACCACGGCACCGCCCACGTGATCCTGGGCTCGGGCCTGACCATCGCCGGCGCGACGTTCTGCCTGCACTTCACCAAACTCCCCTACTTCGTGTCCCTCGGTATCCCGTTGGCCATCGGCATGGTGGTCGCGGTGTTCGCCGCCCTCACGCTGGGGCCCGCCGTCGTCACGGTGGCGTCCCGGTTCGGCAAGACACTGGAGCCCAAGCGGGCGATGCGTACCCGCGGCTGGCGCAAGATCGGCGCGATCATCGTGCGCTGGCCGGGGCCTGTGCTGGTGGGCACCCTCGCGCTGTCGATGGTCGGTCTGCTGACGTTGCCGGGGTACCGCACGAGTTACAACGACCGCGACTACCTGCCGGCCGACATCCCGGCCAACATCGGCTACGCGGCGGCGGATCGGCATTTCAACCAGGCCCGGATGAACCCGGAACTGCTGCTCATCGAGAGCGATCACGATCTGCGTAACTCGGCGGACTTCCTGGTGATCGACAAGATCGCCAAAGCCATCTTCAAGGTGCCCGGCATCGGGCGCGTGCAGGCCATCACCCGGCCGCAGGGAACCCCGATCGAGCACACCTCGATCCCGTTCCAGATCAGCATGCAGGGCACCACACAGAAAATGAACGAGAAGTACCAGCAGGACATGATGGCCAACATGCTCAAGCAGGCCGATGACATGCAGGTCACGATCGACAACATGACCAAGATGTCCAACATCACGGCCCAGATGGCAGCCACCACGCATTCGATGGTCACCAAGATGAAGACCATGACCCTCGATGTGGCCGAATTGCGGGACCATATCGCCGATTTCGACGATTTCTTCCGGCCCATCCGCAATTACCTGTACTGGGAACCGCACTGCTACGACATCCCGTCGTGCTGGGCCATCAGGTCGATCTTCGACACCCTCGACGGTATCGACACCATGACCGACGACATCCAGAAGCTGATGCCCGATATGGAGCGGCTGGACACGCTGATGCCGCAGATGGTGGCGCTCATGCCGTCGATGATCGCCACGATGAAGAACATGAAGACCTACATGCTGACCATGTATCAGACCCAGAAGGGCATACAGGATCAGATGTCGGCGATGCAGGACAACTCGTCGGCGATGGGCGAAGCGTTCGACGCGGCCCGCAACGACGACTCCTTCTATCTGCCGCCCGAGACATTCAACAACGCCGAGTTCAAACGCGGTATGAAGAACTTCATCTCCCCCGATGGCAAGTCGGTGCGCTTCATCATCAGCCACGACGGCGATCCGATGAGCCCCGAAGGCATCTCGCATATCGAGCCCATCAAGCAGGCCGCCAAGGAAGCCATCAAGGGCACCCCGCTGGAGGGCTCCAAGATCTACCTCGGCGGCACCGCCTCGGTGTTCAAAGACATGGCCGACGGCTCCAAATTCGACCTGATGATCGCCGGGATCGCCTCGTTGTGCCTGATCTTCATCATCATGCTGATCATCACCCGCGCCGTCGTCGCCGCCGCCGTCATCGTCGGCACCGTGCTGCTCTCGTTGGGCACCTCGTTCGGCTTGTCCGTGCTGATCTGGCAACACATCATCGGTCAGCCGTTGCACTGGATGGTCCTGGCGATGTCGGTGATCATCCTGTTGGCCGTCGGTTCCGACTACAACCTGCTCTTGGTCTCCCGGTTCAAGGAGGAGATCCACGCCGGCCTGAACACCGGCATCATCCGGTCGATGGGCGGTACCGGATCGGTGGTCACCTCGGCCGGTCTGGTGTTCGCCTTCACCATGATGTCGATGGCGGTCAGCGACCTGATCGTGATCGGGCAGGTCGGCACGACCATCGGTCTGGGTCTGCTGTTCGACACCTTGATCATCCGGTCGTTCATGACGCCGTCGATCGCGGCGTTGCTGGGCAAGTGGTTCTGGTGGCCGCAGCGGGTGCGTCAGCGTCCACTGCCCGCGCCGTGGCCCCAGCCCGCATCGGCACCGGTCGGCGCCGGCGCTTCGGAGTCAGTCAAGTGAAGGTGAGGGGTCAGGTAGTGAAGAAGACCAAACTGACGGCACTGGCGGCCATCGCGATCGCCACGGGCCTCACCGCTGCCGCCCCGGCGGCCGCGGACCCGGCGTATGACCGCGATCCCGACACCAACTTCGCCCACGAGTTGCACACCTACGGCATCTACGGGCAGAAGGACTACAACGCCTGGATCGGTAAACTGGTCTGCAAACGCCTCTACAACAACGTCGACCACACCGCGTTCGACTCGGCCAAGTTCATCGGCGCCAACCTCGACCGCCACAACACCACCGAGCAGAACTGGCAGTTCCTGGGCTCGGCACTGAACTACTACTGCCCCGACCAACGCGTCATCCTCGACCAGGTCGCGGCCGCCCAGCACTAGGAAGGAACACCATGACCACCACCAAAGCCCGGCGCCGATCCCCCCGCCGACTGGCCGCCACCGCCATGGCCCTGACCGCCCTGGCCGGCGCCATCGCCACCTCTGGCATCGCCTCCGCCGATGCCACCGACGACTACCCCATCCCCAACCGCATCCTGCGCACCCCGTGCACCGCCGAACAAATCATGGCCGCCGCACGCGACGTCGAACCCGTCTACTACGAGCGCTACATGATCGACTACAACAACAAACCCGCCGCCGACCAACAAGGCGCCCAAGACCGCATCCACTGGTTCTTCTCCATGGACTACGCCGGCCGCCGGCAATACTCCGAAGACACCGCCACCAACGCCTTCTACGAACAAATGTCCTGGCGCTGGCCCAACTGGGCCAAACTGTTCTTCAACAACAAAGGCGTCGCCGCCCATACCACCGACATCTGCCAGAACTACCCGGCAGGCGACATGTCCGTCTGGGACTGGCACTAGCCACGACCCGAAGGCCCGTGAATTCCCAAGGAATTCACGGGCTTTCGCGTGTCAGGCGCACTCAGCGCACCGCCGGCGCCACCTCGTGCTCAGGCGTGTCGACCGGTTCCGGCCGAGGCCCGCGGGTGAAGACCATCAGTGCGACCGCGGCCAGCACGGCCGCACCGAACATGGCGATGCCCATGGGTACCGCACTGTGCTCACCGGCCAGGCCGACCAGAGGTGACGCACCGGCGCCGAGGGCGTACTGCAGAAAACCCAGCACGGCTGAACCGGTCCCGGCCGCGTAACGGACCTCGGCGGTGGCCAGCGCCATGGCGTTGGCCACGATGAAACCCATACTGGCCATGAAGCAGGCCATCAGCGCGATCGTCGGCACCGGCGCCACGCCGCCGGCAGTGACGGTGATCAACAGCAGTCCGGTGACGACCACCATTGCCGCCACGCCGGCCGCAAGGAGCGTACGAGGCTCGACACGCGTCACCAACCTGGCCGACAGTGCGCTCATCACGGCCATCACCACCGCGCACCCACCAAAGGTCAGCGAGTACACCCGAGGGGACAGCCCGACGATGTTCTGCAGTACGAACGGTGAAGCAGATATATAGGAGAACAGCGCGGTGAACACGAAGGCCAATGCCAGCGTGTAGCCGAGGTATCGGCGGTTGGACAGCACGGTTCGGGTGCTCGCCCGCAGCGCCGCCAGTCCTCCGGGCCGCCGCCGGTCACGCGGGAGTGATTCCGGGGTGAAGAAGACAACCCCGAGCAACATCAACGCGTTCAAGACTGCCAGCGCGGCGAACACCGCGCGCCAGCCCAGGTCGGCGACGATGAATCCACCGAGAACCGGCGCGATGACCGGTGCCAGCGCGCCGATGACCATCAGCACGCCGAACAGCCGGGCGGCCGCCGCCCCGGTGGCTCGGTCCGCCACGATGGCGCGCGAGATCACCACCCCGGCGGCGCCGCCGAAGCCCTGCGCAAACCGCAACGCGATGAGGACCGGCGCCGTCGGACTAACGATGCAGAGCAGGCTGGCGACAAGGCAGACCAGGCTGCCGACCAGCAGCGGCGTGCGCCTGCCGTAGCGGTCGGACAGCGGGCCGATCACCAGCTGACCGACCGCCAGGCCGATCAGCAACGCGGTCAGCGTGAGCTGAATCATCGATGCCGACGTGCCGAATTCGGCCGCCATCTCCGGAAACGCCGACAGGTACATGTCGATGGACAGCGGCGTGACGGCGGACAGCAGTGCCAGGACAGCGATCAACATCGCCGGTGTGGAACCACGAGTCGATGTGGTCAAGGAGGCACCTCAGTTCCATTTTGGATATATATCTATATATATAGGAACATACGTATTGAGCAATATGTAATCTGACGTGATGGAGACCACTCCGGTGAGCGACACCCACACCCGAGAACTCGCTCTCGCACTGCACGAGCTGTCCTGGCGGTTGACGCGTTTCGGCCCGCACCGCGCCGGCCTCGATCCCCTGCCGGCATCCGAGCTCGCGGTGCTGCGCGCCGTCGTGGACGAACCCGGCCTGAGCATCTCCGATGTCGCGAGCATCGTGGCCATGCAGTCGAGCAATGTCAGCGCCGCCGTCCGGGCCCTGATCAACCGCGGATTGGTCTCGAAATCGCCACACGAAGATGACCGGCGCGTATCGGTATTGCACCCAACACCCAAGGCCCGCATCGATAAACGTGCGATCGACGATGCGCTCTCCGATGGCATCGCTGAAGTCCTGGCGGAATTACCGACCGAAGTCGTCGCGGCGCTGCTGTCCGCCGCACCCGCCATGCACACCCTGGCGGCCGCGCTGGCCAAGTCCGGCGGATCCACCAGAACACCGGTTGCCAGAATCGACAACGACGGCGCAGATCTGTGAATCTTATTGTTCGGCAAGCTATTTGGCCGTCATCACGGACCACGCTCCAGGCCAACATGATTCACGACATCGGCCCATGCCTCGCACCGCAGAGCAGGCAGCAGCCCTGGCCGACAACATCTTTGCGAAAACTCCGTGCCTCCTCTGCTAACGAGGTGAATTGCGGCCTCCACCAACACCGTTCACCAGCTGTTTTGTGAGTTTTCCGATAGGTGTGTTGAATTGTGAAGGGAGTCACAGAATTTTGCTCCCTTACAAAATGCTCTGTTACTGTCCGTCCGCATGTTTGCTCTTGCGTCGCTACTGGCGCTCGTCAACCAGGTTTCGGGAACGCCGTATATTCCGGGCGGGGACAGCCCAGCAGGAACGGATTGCTCGGGCCTGGCATCCTGGGTCAGCAACGCCGCGACCAACCGCCCGGTCTTCGGGGACCGCTTCCACACCGGGAACGAAGAACGTGCACTGCTGGCCCGCGGCTTCAAGTACGGCACCGCGCCCGGCACCCTGGTGATCGGCTGGAACGGCGGTCACACCGCGGTGACGCTGCCCGACGGCACGCCGGTCTCCTCCGGTGAAGGCGGCGGTGGAGTGCGGATCGGTGGCGGTGGCGCGTACCAGCCGCAGTTCACCCACCACATGTACCTGCCCATGCCCGCCGATGCGGCGCCGACCGACCCGAGCGCTCCGGTCGACGCGCCGCCGATCCCGGTCGAATTCCTGCCGCCCGCTCCGGCGGACGTCCCGGCGGTGCCCGTCGACTTCACCCCACCGGCGCCGCAGGATGCCGTACCACCGGCTCCGGCCGATATGCCGCCGGCACCGGTGGCCCCGCCGGCTCCGGACACCATCCCGGTCTGACCGGCGCGGGCTACACGTACCGGTTCCGCCCGGCCAGCGCGCCCGTCACCATCTGAATGGCATAAATCACCAGCACCACGGCCCAGGACACCGTCCAGCCGCCCGTCAGATCGTGCAGCAGGCCGAACAGGAACGGTCCAACCCCAGCCAGCAGATAACCGATCCCCTGCACCATGCCGGACAGCATGGCGGTGTCCGCGGCATCGCGGGAGCGCAGTGCGATGACCGTGAGGGCCAGCGAGAACACGCTCATCCCGAGACCGAGCAGCACGCTCCACAACAACGGCGCCACGTCCGGCGCCACGGCCAGCCCGGTGACGCCGACGAAGCCGAGCGCACCCAGACCGACGATCCAGCCGCTCTGGCTGGGTCTGCGTGCCGCAGCGGGTGCGATCACGATGCTCACCGGGACCGCGAGCACCGAGATCAGCCCGAGCAGTAGCCCGGCGGTCGTCTTACTCATCCCGCCGTCGATGAACACCGCGGGCAGCCAGCCCATGACCACATAGGCCAAGAAGGCCTGGCAGCCGAAGAACAGCGTGATGATCCACGCCAGCGGACTACGCAGCATCGATCGGCGCGGCAGCGGATCCTCGTGGCCGGCCACCCGCGGCGCCACCGCGACCGGGACCCCGCGTCGTCGGGTTGCGGCGAGCCACAGTGCCAGCGCGAGCGCCGCCAGCGCCGCCCAGGCGCCGAGGGCGGTACGCCAGCCCGAGACCGCATCGAGCGCCGGCGTGACCGCCGAACCGAGGGCGCCGCCGCCCTGCAGGGCCGCGGTGTAGATACCCGTCATCGCACCGATCCGCGCCGCGAAGGACCGTTTGATGACGACGGGGATGAGCACATTGATCAACGCGATACCAGCGGTCGCGACGAGCGTGCCGCCGATGACCACCGCCGGCCCGTCGACGACCCGCGCCAGCAGACCCATGCTGAGAACCACCAGCGCCACCGTGATCGCGCGGTCGACGCCGATCCTGGCCGCCAATCGCGGCGCTGCCAGGCCCGCGGCGGCGAAGCACAGACCGGGCAGGGTGGTGAGTAATCCGGCCCACGTCCCGGAAGCGCCCAGCGCATCACGCATATCGCCCAACAACGGCCCCACACTGGTGATCGCGGGGCGAAGATTGAGGGCAGTGAGTACGACAGCCACCGTCAACAGCAGCCCACCGGCTGCCGGTCTCATCTCCAAGACGCCGGCCGCCGGTGGCCGGTCGATCGTGTTGCGGTGGCGAGACTCGATCACCGGAATTAGCATGCCATACATCCCATGATTGGATGAAAGGGGCTTTGAGTGCCACTAGCCACCACACGTCGAACCGGGTTGGTCGACCAGGTCATCGACCAACTACGCGCTTCGGTGACCGCCGGCGAATACCCCATCGGCA includes:
- a CDS encoding MarR family winged helix-turn-helix transcriptional regulator, which produces METTPVSDTHTRELALALHELSWRLTRFGPHRAGLDPLPASELAVLRAVVDEPGLSISDVASIVAMQSSNVSAAVRALINRGLVSKSPHEDDRRVSVLHPTPKARIDKRAIDDALSDGIAEVLAELPTEVVAALLSAAPAMHTLAAALAKSGGSTRTPVARIDNDGADL
- a CDS encoding DUF732 domain-containing protein, which produces MKKTKLTALAAIAIATGLTAAAPAAADPAYDRDPDTNFAHELHTYGIYGQKDYNAWIGKLVCKRLYNNVDHTAFDSAKFIGANLDRHNTTEQNWQFLGSALNYYCPDQRVILDQVAAAQH
- a CDS encoding C40 family peptidase, with amino-acid sequence MFALASLLALVNQVSGTPYIPGGDSPAGTDCSGLASWVSNAATNRPVFGDRFHTGNEERALLARGFKYGTAPGTLVIGWNGGHTAVTLPDGTPVSSGEGGGGVRIGGGGAYQPQFTHHMYLPMPADAAPTDPSAPVDAPPIPVEFLPPAPADVPAVPVDFTPPAPQDAVPPAPADMPPAPVAPPAPDTIPV
- a CDS encoding RND family transporter produces the protein MSSAPRNDDPPTDTIPAVEAPRRSVIPRTIRVLALPIILGWIAIMVVLNAVVPQLEEVGKLRSVSMSPDNAPSMIAMKRVGKVFDEFKSNSSAMVVLESDHQLDDAAHKFYDEMIKKLEADTKHVEHIQDFWGDPLTAAGAQSADGKATYVQVYLAGNQGESLANESVEAAQQIIDSMTPPPGLKVFVTGPSALAADQHIAGDRSMKIITGLTFGVIIVMLLIIYRSFVTVLLVLTMVAVELGITRGFIAFLGYHNIIGLSTFATNLLVTLAIAASTDYAIFLIGRYQEARSVGEDRETAYYTMYHGTAHVILGSGLTIAGATFCLHFTKLPYFVSLGIPLAIGMVVAVFAALTLGPAVVTVASRFGKTLEPKRAMRTRGWRKIGAIIVRWPGPVLVGTLALSMVGLLTLPGYRTSYNDRDYLPADIPANIGYAAADRHFNQARMNPELLLIESDHDLRNSADFLVIDKIAKAIFKVPGIGRVQAITRPQGTPIEHTSIPFQISMQGTTQKMNEKYQQDMMANMLKQADDMQVTIDNMTKMSNITAQMAATTHSMVTKMKTMTLDVAELRDHIADFDDFFRPIRNYLYWEPHCYDIPSCWAIRSIFDTLDGIDTMTDDIQKLMPDMERLDTLMPQMVALMPSMIATMKNMKTYMLTMYQTQKGIQDQMSAMQDNSSAMGEAFDAARNDDSFYLPPETFNNAEFKRGMKNFISPDGKSVRFIISHDGDPMSPEGISHIEPIKQAAKEAIKGTPLEGSKIYLGGTASVFKDMADGSKFDLMIAGIASLCLIFIIMLIITRAVVAAAVIVGTVLLSLGTSFGLSVLIWQHIIGQPLHWMVLAMSVIILLAVGSDYNLLLVSRFKEEIHAGLNTGIIRSMGGTGSVVTSAGLVFAFTMMSMAVSDLIVIGQVGTTIGLGLLFDTLIIRSFMTPSIAALLGKWFWWPQRVRQRPLPAPWPQPASAPVGAGASESVK
- a CDS encoding DUF5078 domain-containing protein, whose protein sequence is MALTALAGAIATSGIASADATDDYPIPNRILRTPCTAEQIMAAARDVEPVYYERYMIDYNNKPAADQQGAQDRIHWFFSMDYAGRRQYSEDTATNAFYEQMSWRWPNWAKLFFNNKGVAAHTTDICQNYPAGDMSVWDWH
- a CDS encoding CynX/NimT family MFS transporter; protein product: MRPAAGGLLLTVAVVLTALNLRPAITSVGPLLGDMRDALGASGTWAGLLTTLPGLCFAAAGLAAPRLAARIGVDRAITVALVVLSMGLLARVVDGPAVVIGGTLVATAGIALINVLIPVVIKRSFAARIGAMTGIYTAALQGGGALGSAVTPALDAVSGWRTALGAWAALAALALALWLAATRRRGVPVAVAPRVAGHEDPLPRRSMLRSPLAWIITLFFGCQAFLAYVVMGWLPAVFIDGGMSKTTAGLLLGLISVLAVPVSIVIAPAAARRPSQSGWIVGLGALGFVGVTGLAVAPDVAPLLWSVLLGLGMSVFSLALTVIALRSRDAADTAMLSGMVQGIGYLLAGVGPFLFGLLHDLTGGWTVSWAVVLVIYAIQMVTGALAGRNRYV
- a CDS encoding multidrug effflux MFS transporter, whose translation is MLIAVLALLSAVTPLSIDMYLSAFPEMAAEFGTSASMIQLTLTALLIGLAVGQLVIGPLSDRYGRRTPLLVGSLVCLVASLLCIVSPTAPVLIALRFAQGFGGAAGVVISRAIVADRATGAAAARLFGVLMVIGALAPVIAPVLGGFIVADLGWRAVFAALAVLNALMLLGVVFFTPESLPRDRRRPGGLAALRASTRTVLSNRRYLGYTLALAFVFTALFSYISASPFVLQNIVGLSPRVYSLTFGGCAVVMAVMSALSARLVTRVEPRTLLAAGVAAMVVVTGLLLITVTAGGVAPVPTIALMACFMASMGFIVANAMALATAEVRYAAGTGSAVLGFLQYALGAGASPLVGLAGEHSAVPMGIAMFGAAVLAAVALMVFTRGPRPEPVDTPEHEVAPAVR